The uncultured Cohaesibacter sp. genomic sequence CCGCCGAGCAGCCATGAAACATAAAGTCCGATCACGGTAAGGGTCGAAGTGATGGCGTTTCTCAGCACATATTTGAACAACAGCAGCGATTTCGAGATGCCCAGCGCCCTTTCGGTGAGGACATAATCCTGCTGCAACACTTCAATGGTCGAGGAGCGCATCATCCGCATGATGGTCGCCAATGGAGATAGCGACAGGGCAATCGCGGGCAACGCCAGATGGGACAGGGAAATCTGGAACGAATACCAGTCGCCTGCAAGCAAACTGTCGATGGTGTAAAAGCCGGTAACTGTCTCGGGGGGTATCTCGATCAGCGGGAACCGCCCGGACAGAGGCAAAAGATCCAGCCACGATACAAACAGCAGCTGTGCCAGCAGCCCCAGAAAGAAACGCGGCATGGCTATGCCGCCGAGCGCAATGGTCCGGACGAGATAGTCGATCAAACCGTTCCGGTAGACTGCGGCGGCAAGGCCCAGAGGAATGCCGAATACGATGGCAATAGCCATCGCTGCGATCACCAATTCCAGTGTGGCCGGAAGGAAAGTGGCGATATCTTCATAGACCGGGCGGCGGGTAAAAATGGAGACGCCCCAATCGCCTTGGACAAGACCTGTTAGATAGTCGACATACTGCAGCGGAATAGACTTATCGAGACCGAATTCCTGACGCACGCTTTCGATAACGGCAGGCGTGGCATTCGGTCCGGCGGCAAGCGCGACCGGATCACCGGGCAACAATCGGGCAATGGCAAACACGACGACCGTGAGCCCGAT encodes the following:
- a CDS encoding ABC transporter permease — protein: MLLYTVKRLLLLVPMLIGLTVVVFAIARLLPGDPVALAAGPNATPAVIESVRQEFGLDKSIPLQYVDYLTGLVQGDWGVSIFTRRPVYEDIATFLPATLELVIAAMAIAIVFGIPLGLAAAVYRNGLIDYLVRTIALGGIAMPRFFLGLLAQLLFVSWLDLLPLSGRFPLIEIPPETVTGFYTIDSLLAGDWYSFQISLSHLALPAIALSLSPLATIMRMMRSSTIEVLQQDYVLTERALGISKSLLLFKYVLRNAITSTLTVIGLYVSWLLGGTVLVETVFDWPGLGLYATQAILSQDFMPVIGVTLVIGVIYLVSMLLVDLLYSVFNPKVRLS